The nucleotide sequence GAAATACGGTTAGTGCGGCCTCCTCGTTGCCCATCCTTCGAGACGTCCGCCATAGCGGGCTCCTCAGGACGAGGTCGCGATTCGCGGCGGAATCTTAGACCCTCATGGTGAGGAGCGCCGGCGCGTCTCCGGACCATGCTTTGCATCGCCAGGCGAACCATGAGGCCGAGGATTTTAGGACCACATGCGATAGCCTTCCCCGCAAGCGGGAGAGGGCGAAGATCATCCGAACACGTACGACGCCATCGCGACGCTTGCGACCTCGTCGAGGAGCAGACGCTGGCCGACGTCGCTGCCGGCGGCACCGGCCGCCACCATCAGCGGCAGCAAATGATCCTCGCGGGGATGGGCAAGCCGCGCACTCGGTGCGTTCTGCCAATCGACCAGCATGGCGTTGCGGCGCGCCGCATCGGGTTGGCTGATCGCATCATTCAGATAGGCTTCGAACTCGTACGAGACCGGTTTCGACTCCGGCCGCCCGAAGCCGCGCATGTTGTGATAGGTGAGCCCGCTGCCGATGATCAGAATGCCTGCGTCGCGCAGCGACGCGATCGCCTGCCCGACCCTGACATGTTCAGCCGCGTCATAGCCGGATTTCAGCGACAACAGCACGATCGGCATATCGGCGTTCGGATACATTAAGCCGAGCGGCACGAAGGTGCCGTGATCAAAACCCTGATTGGCATCTTCGCGGCAATCGAGGCCGGCGCGCGCGAGCAACGCCTTCACCTCGGCAGCGAGCTCGGGCTGGCCAGGCGCCGGATATTTCAGATGATAGGTGTGCTCGGGGAAACCGTAATAGTCATATACCATCGGTGGATGCGCGGACGTCGACACGGTGAACGCATCGGCCTCCCAATGGCCGGTGATGACGAGCACCGCCTTCGGCCTTGCCGGCAGAAGCTGCGGCAGGTGGCCGAACACCTCGGCGGTCTTCGCATATTGCACCCGCCTGTCCTCCATGAACGGCCAGGGGCCGCCGCCATGCGACAGGAAGAAGGTCGGAAATCGCATCATGGATGTCGGCTCGTCTGTTTGGCAACATGCGCGTGCGTTTGCCGCGCCACCGGCGGGGAGCATAGGCAAACCCGTATGGTTAGCAAGTCGTTAACGATTTGCCGCCCAAAATCCGTACCGTGGCCGAAGCACTCGGCCAGAAGACAAGCAGGACGGAAGATGAGGAAGTTTTCGCTGGGGGACGTCGTCAACAGTGACAAGGGCCGCCGCGGCGTGGTACGCGCAGCCTTCAAGTCGAAGGAAGGTCAGCAGTTCTATGCCGTCGAGAAAGACGGCGCGATGGACTACCTGGAGGAAGACCGCCTGACGCCGGCGCCCCGCGTCGAACTCGCGGCATAACTTCAAATCTCCTCTCAAATCTCTATCGCGTGATCCGGTCCAGCCGCTCCTGCCAGGGATCCTCGCCGCTCGTGATGCGATCATTCGTGATCAGCAGCAGACGGTCGCGACCCGCGGCCGAATCCCAATGCGGCAGGTCCGGGCCGTTGGGATCACCGGATCTGGCGAAGTTGATCCAGTAGGCGCGCAGGCGACGCGCGACCTCGCGGTCTTGCCGCGAGAAGATTCCCGCGCCCGGTACGCCTTCCACGCCGAAGATGAACTGCAGCTCGCGGCCGTGCCCCTCCTCGGAACTTCCGCGCCGGGCTTTGGGAATGTAGGCGAAGCGATAGCGGAAAGTCGGCGCGCCACTCGCGGCATGCAGGCGCGACAGCAATCTCACGGGCTCGGAGTAGACCTTGTCGGTGTAGAAGCGCGCCGCGAGGTCCGGCGGCTTGGCCACATCAGGATAGAGCTTGCGCAGCTCGTCGCTGCCGGTGCCCGAGGATGCAAGCTCATCTTTCACATCGCGCTCGCTGTCGAAACGCGTCTCGTCGTCGTTCGAGCCGATGATCAGGGGAATGCGGCTTTCATGGCCGGCCGCAAACCCCGCCGCGATATCTTCCGCCGCCAGGACTCCATCGGCGATCGGCGCAAAGCCGTGCGCAGATTTTGCGAGCAGGCGTTTTGCGGCGGCAAGCAGGCGTCCGGGCTCGATCGCGCGCGGATCGGTCTCCCTGCCATCCTGCCCGAGCGCGGTAACGAACCGTCGGCCCAGGGTCTCCGCCTCCTGCTGTGAGCGCAGGCGCGCACGGCCCGGCACTGATTGAAGAATGGCTCTCTGGAACAGATCGCGCGCCTCTCTGCACAGCATCAGAAGCGCGATCGATGTCGCGCCCGCGCCGGAGCCGAACAGGGTGACGTTGGCTGGATCACCGCCGAACGCCGCGATGTTGTCGTGGACCCAATGCAGCGCCGCGATCTGGTCCATCAGTCCAAAATTGCCGGAGCCACCTTCCGACAGCGCGGGATGAGTGAGCCAGCCGAGCGCGCCGAGGCGATAATTCACGGTCACAACGATGAGCCCGGCCTGCGCGAGCCTTGCACCGTCGAACAGCGGATCGTTGGCGGTGCCTGAGACGAACGCGCCGCCATGGATGAACACCATCACCGGCAGCGGGCCGTCGACCCCGAAGGGACGAAACACGTTGAGCGTGAGGCAATCCTCGCTCGCGCCCGGCAGCGACGGCTGCAGACAAGGCGCAGCGTAGTCGTAGGCGGTGCGCATCTCCGAGCTTTCCGCCGTTGCCTCCGGCGGACGCCAGCGCAGCGGGCCGACCGGCGGCGCGGCGTAGGCAAGTCCCTTGAAGGAGGCCACCTCGCCTTCCACGGCGCCAAGCATCTGTCCTTCGCGCGTCAGGGCAAACGGAAACTGGCCGACCGGCTGAGCCGCGGCGAGGCCGGCGCAGCACAGGATTGCGGAAGCCAGAGCGAGCGCAAGCAAGGACCGCATCTTCGGGAGATCTCGATGCGCGGAATGGTTCCCCGAGAAGTTACGTCCGCGGCGGGCAGCGAGGCAAGCCCGGCGCGATGTCGTGCCTAGTTGCTCTTGCCGGTGAGCTCCGCGAGTGCGCGCCGGGCGACGATGCCGAGTTCACCGAGCGTTGCGTGCCCGGATTGGGCTGCCTTGATCAGGTGCTCGGCGATGAATCTGCGACTGTCGTGATCGCCGCCATGCGGCAATTGGCGGCACGTCTCCTCCAGGACGACGTCCATATTGGCTTTGGTTCGCTCACTCAATT is from Bradyrhizobium sp. ISRA430 and encodes:
- a CDS encoding class III extradiol ring-cleavage dioxygenase, with translation MMRFPTFFLSHGGGPWPFMEDRRVQYAKTAEVFGHLPQLLPARPKAVLVITGHWEADAFTVSTSAHPPMVYDYYGFPEHTYHLKYPAPGQPELAAEVKALLARAGLDCREDANQGFDHGTFVPLGLMYPNADMPIVLLSLKSGYDAAEHVRVGQAIASLRDAGILIIGSGLTYHNMRGFGRPESKPVSYEFEAYLNDAISQPDAARRNAMLVDWQNAPSARLAHPREDHLLPLMVAAGAAGSDVGQRLLLDEVASVAMASYVFG
- a CDS encoding carboxylesterase family protein; protein product: MRSLLALALASAILCCAGLAAAQPVGQFPFALTREGQMLGAVEGEVASFKGLAYAAPPVGPLRWRPPEATAESSEMRTAYDYAAPCLQPSLPGASEDCLTLNVFRPFGVDGPLPVMVFIHGGAFVSGTANDPLFDGARLAQAGLIVVTVNYRLGALGWLTHPALSEGGSGNFGLMDQIAALHWVHDNIAAFGGDPANVTLFGSGAGATSIALLMLCREARDLFQRAILQSVPGRARLRSQQEAETLGRRFVTALGQDGRETDPRAIEPGRLLAAAKRLLAKSAHGFAPIADGVLAAEDIAAGFAAGHESRIPLIIGSNDDETRFDSERDVKDELASSGTGSDELRKLYPDVAKPPDLAARFYTDKVYSEPVRLLSRLHAASGAPTFRYRFAYIPKARRGSSEEGHGRELQFIFGVEGVPGAGIFSRQDREVARRLRAYWINFARSGDPNGPDLPHWDSAAGRDRLLLITNDRITSGEDPWQERLDRITR